GTTGAGTACGTGGATGTGCCTAGACATCCTGATACCAATGCTATCAGCAATAAATGTAGTACAGTGACTCTCCGTGGAGAATTTGCAGAAGAGAAGGCACTCGCACTCAACGGGACTGACGTGGAAGGATGGACAGTAACCGTGAAGGTTTTACCGCCAGCGATGACCGAGCTGATGTCAGGGAAGAGTCCGCGCGAATTGGCTCTTGAATACGTCGCCGCCCGCAACTGCTAAATTTATATGTTCCATGTTTTGTCTTCCTCGACATTAATCTCCTTTTTGTTATTAAGTAGTagtatttaactttttaaaataaaatactacaATGTTATGATTCTCGagttagatttttaatttgtacATGATAAATTACTTGGAATATTATATGCTAAATACAGTTGGATATAATCAAAATGTAATAAAAAGGactgagaaaaaaacaaacagagGTTTAATGAAATAGCCGCGAGGCCAGTGGACAGGACACATCTTGAAACATTTGCATTGATCTTGTACTGCTGGTTGTTCTTAATGCAGGTGTCTGTTGATGTTTCAGACGTTAAGGGAAGAACAGAGATACTCAAGGTTCACTCAGGGAATAAGAAATTTGAGAATGGTGTTTCAAAGTAATATAGCCATGAGAACGTCTGAATTTAGTGGAGCTGATCTTACAAACCTCTTAAACGAAGCTGCTGAAGAAGTCATCTTTGGTGAGTCTGAGAAGACAACTGGAGCAGTTGGTGACTTGCAACAGATCACCGGTTTGGCTAAGAGCACCTCCAATGGTGTTACCCACCATTGGAATCcttagtatttttaaattatttttttttttttttgaatagttaaggactctAATCATAATTGTGAGTCCAATGGTGTTATCCACTTTggagttcttaattttttttttttaattgaatcttaaaaatcaaaaattaataattttgtaaaacatttaaataataaattatcatttattaaatgactaaatgtaaacatacaaatttaaacatcttcatcattaccaaatttgttccaaatattttgaatcagatcattttttaattgttcATGTGTACGCCTATCACGAACATGACTCCGTACGCCAAGCATATTACCGAGATTTGAAGGCATGTCGGTAGAATATGACATATCCACCTGTGAACTTCTACTCGAGTCTCCTTCTTCAAACGCAGATGTATCAAACTGAGTATAGCCATCCCGTTCattttctactatcatattgtgcagtATGATACATGTTCGCATAACCATCCCTATTTGTTTCTTGTCCCACAAAATAGCCGGGTTTTTCACAATTGCAAACCgagcttgcaatactccaaaagcccgttctACATCTTTTCTGGTTGCTTCTTGAACTTTAGCAAATAACTcggctttaggaccttgagggagtgagatagattggataaatgttgaccatttcGGATATATGCCGTCGGTGAGGTAGTACGCCAAATCATACTGGTGTCCGTTGACCACGTACTGTACCCTtggagctcgaccttgtaaaatgtcatcaaaaacaggagaccgatcgaggacgttaatatcgtttaaagtACCTGGGGGACCAAAAaaagcgtgccatatccaaagatcttgtgaagctacagcctccaagacaattgtcggctttcctgaTCCCCGTGTATattgtcctttccaagcggttgggcaatttttccactcccaatgcatacagtcgatgcttccaatcATCCCTGGAAAACCGCgtatctctccaatatcgagtagtcgttgaagatcgTCTGGGGTGGGTCTTCGTAGATACTCAGGTCCAAACCAATCTATTACGCCTTCAGTGAAATTGCTTAAACACGAAAGTGCTGTGctttcaccaagtcggagatattcgtcaacaGCGTCAGCTGCACAACCATAAGCAAGCATACGAAGagctgccgtacacttttgTAAAGGAGATAGTCCTAACCTTCCGACAGCATCCCTTTTTTGTTGAAAGAATGGAATATTTTCAGATAGGCGATCGACAATACGCATGAATACTTCCTTGTTCATGCGAAAACGCCGTCTGAATAAATGAGCCGGAAACGTCGGATCATCACAAAAGTAGTCTTTCCATAGACGGTTATGGCCATCCTCGCGGTTTCTTTCGACGTATGCACGTTTCTTCGGTTTCTTTGTTTGGTTCTCCAAAATGTTGTTGTAGCTATCTTCAAAATATTCATCGATAGCCTCATCCAAAGCCGCATTTAATCTTCGATCGACTTCATCTGCCATCTATTTGTATATTATACGAAAATTATTTATGCTTACCAATGGTAGTTATTATAATAAAACTGATTTTAAAAAGATCTATCACATGAATATATTATAAACGTGTAGTAGAGAactaattatttgtttttttcttagttaaTAAATCGACTTCATCTGCCAATGGTAACTACTCTACTACTCTACTATAATTTGATCATATTCACTATTTGAAATGGCCGAAGACCTGCATATTCATTATAATTTCAAACCTGAACCAATTAAACAAATTAACTCAAAATTCACTACAGCTTTAACTAAACAAATTAACCTCTCAAAATTCACTACAGCTTTAACTAAGAATGAGGATTATAATTTCAAACCTGAACCAATTATGAGCTAGAGAGTCTTGGATTAAGAACACGAAGAGAACAAGCAGAAGAACTGGTTTTCTTAACAAAGTTTATAACAAAGAGTGAGTACAAGAAGAGACACTACAAACTGACTTATAAAGGCAACTAGGAAATACAAAGAAACAACGAAACAGACACCCGTGACTTGGTGCACATGGAAATAGGAAAGCAAGACAGAAACAAATAACCCGTGACTTGGGTCAGATACAAAGCAACACATAAACAAAGAACCCGTGAATGAACAAGGAAGAGACAGCATCCTTTGTCTTCATCTGGTACATGGTCTTCAGCTTTACCTGAAACAGAGAATAGGAGATGAGTTACTAAAGTAAACACTAGTTCCAAAATTCTAAAGCAAACATCACTAAAGCTAACAAACCATCAATCAGGACAACATTTCAGATAAAAGTTTCATTTTGAGAGCTAATTCCATCTCAGAGAGAGGCTCGGGCTTTGCAAGCAAACTTTCTAGCAAACTTTGCTTGGAGATTAGTTTTTTCGTCTCCAACAGTCCTTGTAGCTTCgacaattcttcttcttttcccgTTTTAAGCCTCTTCCCTGCAGCCTTAGCAGCTTTAACCCCTATAGGTCTCTCTTCTGGCTCTGGAACTGGAGAATCCCCTGGTTTTCGCTTATCCTTGTCCTTCTCCAGATACGTTGCGCACCATTTAACATCGTGCCTAAGCTCCCGCCAGGCATGTTCCAAGTTGAACTTCATGTTCTGGTCACTGTAGAAGATATCCAACGCTTGCTTCATCACATCGTTCTCATTCTGCCCGCTTCTCTGCTCCCTCAGTGCCATGTCGTAGCATCCAGCAAACTTACAGACTAAATCATTGATCCTAGCCCATCTTTGCTTGCATTGACCTAGTTCTCTTGGCACTGTCCCAACCAGGAGAGGACTGGAGTTGTAATAGTCGACAATCCTCTTCCAGAAGGCACCAGCTTTTTGTTCATTACTAACTATTGAATCTTTGCTGGTGTTGAGCCAAGCACCAATGAGAATTATATCATCCTTCACAGTCCACTTTCTCCTCTCTTTAACACTAGACTCTTCAGGACATTGGCTACTAAACAAAGGAGTTTCTACTGAGTCAAGGTCGACTGATCCTTGACTCGCTAAGAGGTTAACAAAACTATGGGAACTTGCCATTTTTGATGACCTCTCTGTGATTTTCTACTAGAATCAGAGAGGATTAAATAAGGGATTCAACATTTAATCCTAGTAGAAATATGTCAAATCAGAACAGCTAGAGACAATTAAATGCAATTTTACTTTGCAAGATACAGTTACGGTAAATTTAATGGTGGTTTAGTGTGCATTTATAACTACCAAGTTGGAAAGTACAAACTACAAACTAAATGTTTTCAAAGCATTGGAATCAAATCCGTTTTCAAACTACAAAGTTACCGACACTCCTATCCGTTTCAATTCTAACTAGAGAGTTAAAGAAGACATGTAACTTTAAACACTGACCTCAGACGACTCTCTCAAGGTCAGACACACGCCTAAGCAGCATCCTCACCTGGGCCTGAACAGACATCAGAGAAACAAAACAATAGGTTAGAATGACATACAAACAACTATCAATGTTTTGATTCTGTTAACATATAAACTCACCTTCAGTTCGTCGCATTCCCTGAGAAGCTTCTCATGCTCGTGAACCCTTATTTTGAGCCTCTCTACCTCTTGTTGCACACCCATAACCCATGGCTGCCTAAAATGCATCCCGTCATTCTGCCAAAGAAGAATAAACTTTGTCAAACAGCAATggatccaaaaaaaatatattccaaACCGCAATTGATCAAAAAGCAACAGACACAACACTACAAACCTCGAAGTCTTTGCAGATGAAGTATCTTTTCCCTGGGAGGTAGTCATATGTATCCTCTTCATCCACGGATTCCTTCGTGATTGATCCACAGGGGCACAGTTTGGGAATCCCTTGTTGCGCGTCTGCAACGAAATGGAGCATGTCGTAGTGTGCTTTGCGTGCCTTCATATCTCGCAGTTCTTCCTCCATTTTACAACCtgcgaaaataaaaaaaactttaagcTTGACGAGATTGCTGCCATTCGAAACAGATAAGCTGTTATAATCAGACGAATTTCATTCAATAAACATGGAACAAGATATTATCAAACACAGACGAAAACCCTTAATCAATTATCACCTCACTCCTGAACCTTTAATAGCGAAGAAACACCAAACAAGTGAatcgagaagaagaaaatagcgTAGCCTCAGGAAAACCCTAATCCGATAAAATCCCCAATTCGATTAGAAGCCGTAAATCTCTTTAAACCCAACAATCGAACCCTATAAACTGATGAAATTAACATGCATCCACTCCAGAAGTAAAGAAATTGAACAAAGAGCTCGGATTTACCTTCAAGAAAGACGCTCTCTTATCGCCTCTTCTATCCCCTTTCTTATCGCGtctcgtcttttttttttcagttgctCGCgaaaatgaatgatttttctcaCTCATACGAAACACAACCCTTTTCCCGAGCCAATGATGAGGTGCCAGCACATCAAGGATTTGGTCCTTAATTCTCTTAATTAAGGACTCATTCTTAGCTTGCCGatcttttttaatattattttaattccTTTACCTTAAGAATTTATGTTAAGGATTCACTTAACAGCCCGCGTTGCGGATGGTCTAAGCATGTATCTACCAAAGTCCTAGCTTCCCTTTTTGTTCAGTTACCCAGGACCAGATCTAAGATTCCAAGgtttatatacattattttaaaacttttaattaaaaaaacttaatttgaaGGCATATTCTTAATAAAAAatcttcaaatttttttggGACCAAGGCCAATATTTCACTGCTTTATATACTTGCAGATGGTGACAGCATTTGGGATGTCTGAAATTGGACCATGGTCTGAGAAGCTTGCAAATGCATTAATTTAGCGGTCAAGACACTATCAGGACAAAGCCTATGAGATAGCTTTGGAACACATAAGGAACAACCGTGAAGCTATGGACAAGATTGTTGAAGTACTTGTAGAGAAAGAGACAATGTAATAAGAAAATCTTAGTTCAAACTCACCCGTAATGGCAGGCTTAACAAAAAGTGTCTTTCAATAGTTGGTCTCAGATTCAGCGGTAGTCACATAGACTAGTACTTACAGATGTGATCAATTAAAGGGAACCATTAAAGATGCTCTAAGATTATATACAGACCACTACAATGCAACAATCCAAACATGAATCAAACACTAGACTTTGGACCTAATGCTTTCAGACGCCATTCCCACCACCACCAGTTGCATCATTCTCCCCCTTTCTTCACCCACACCATAGTCTTTGTTGCCTTAATTACACGTGTAGACGACCAATCATGTTTCTGGTTTCTGTAATAACCTTTTCCGCTGTTCAATCTCACAGCTCCGTTGACATTTCTATCTCTTCCTCCCTCTTCTACTCGCTGCTTAAACTGAGTTTCCACACCGATCGAGTTACAAGCAGCATTCTCTCTGTTCTGAACTACTTTTTCTCCCTGAGTTTCCTCTTTCACCGGATTGTTGTTCGATCCACACTTTACAACCGCCTCCACAGGCCCACCTTGATTCTTCTTATTCACCTTCTTCTTAGaccatttcttcttcctcgaatcTCCTCCATCTTCGTCCTTCTTGCTCACAATTGCAGATACCTCATACCCCATTTCCTTGAGCTTCACCCTTGGTTCCTCTACGGCATTCACCTGCTGCTTCACTCCTCTCTGTACAATCTCTCTTTCCTTCTGTTTCCGCTCTTTATCTTTCATCCAGCGCTCCTGGAGCTGAAGAATGGATACGTAGTTATCCGGAATCGAAGCCGCACTCTTCATCTTCCCATTACTTTTCGCCTCCTTTggatctttcttttccttttcaaGCTCCATCACTCATTAAAGACAAACCAAACAACGGAAAGAGTCATTAATACCGGAAAAGCAATCGGACAATAAAACGACAAATTACGTAAAGCCCAATGGGCTCTTCAACTGAACTGAGAAAACTATAATAGCCCACAAGAGAGGGACGCACTAACTTATCATTTGTTTTATACTAATACAGATGGTGATCAACTTATCCAATTTAATTACatttgtaataaaaatgaataatcaTGATGTAGCTCTTTCTAGTTTCTATACATACAACAAGCAAAATTGTGTATATTTAATTCAAGATTGATAACTCTtcacaatatttaaaaaaattacaattttaccTAATACTGATAAATCTGTATCTAAAATTTCTGATAAATTGTGTATCTAGAATATCTGATGAATCCCCCTATATACAACTGATGAAAAAAACTTATAGgttcaaaaataaatgatattatgagaggaaattaaacaaataaataatatgtagtTTAAAAAGCGGGAAACTAAAAAGTCAACCATAAGTAAAGTTTGAAAGTAGTAGTAATTTCTTAatcatcaacaaaaaaaaatcttattaaaaattcaaaaaaagaagCATAAGCGATTCTGAGCCCCGACAAAAGCTTTTCATCGTCATTATCTGAATCATTATCatcagaaacaaaacaaacagtaaagcaaagcaaacaaaaaaaatcattcgatcctctctctctcccatCTCATGGCTGGTAGCTACAAAGTCGACGAAGAGTACGATTACCTCTTCAAGCTCGTCTTGATCGGAGACTCCGGCGTCGGCAAATCGAATCTTCTCTCGAGATTCACAAAGAACGAGTTCAACCTCGAATCAAAGTCTACCATCGGCGTTGAGTTCGCTACCAAGACACTCAGAGTCGACAGCAAAGTCGTCAAAGCTCAGATCTGGGATACTGCTGGTCAAGAGAGGTATGATGACGTGTCAAAGCTGATTTCAATCATAAGTTGGTTTCTTTATGAAAAGTTATTACATCTCTTGTGGTTCTGTCTCTTTGACTCTTTGTTATTATGTttgaattgaaaaaataaataaataaataaatatgtttgaattgtttatgggttttttGGTAGATACCGAGCGATCACAAGCGCTTACTACAGAGGAGCTGTAGGTGCGTTACTCGTCTATGACGTGACAAGGCACTCTACGTTTGAGAACGCAGCGAGATGGCTAAGGGAGCTACGAGGGCACACGGATCCGAACATTGTTGTGATGCTTATAGGTAACAAGTGCGATCTGCGTCACTTGGTGGCGATTAAAACAGAGGAAGCTAAAGCCTTTGCTGAGAGAGAGTCTCTCTATTTCATGGAGACGTCGGCGTTGGATGCGACCAACGTTGAAAACGCCTTCACCGAAGTGTTGGCTCAGATTCATAAGATAGTGAGCAAACGAAGCGTTGATGGAACcaacagagaaggagaaggagggtCTTCGTCTGGTTTGCCAAAGAAAGGAGAGACGATTAATGTTAAAGAAGACGGATCGGTTCTTAAGAGAATGGGTTGTTGCTCTAACTAGAGTGTGATTGTAGATTTGGTTTGGTCTTGGTTAGGGTGGCTCTtgcaataaaacaaaaagaacttTGGCCTGTAAGGGCTTTTAAAATTGAACTTTGGCCTGTAAGGCCCATGAGCCTGAGAAACATACCATAGAGATTGAAGGTCTCTTATCTGAACTAGAAGCTACTCCTACCCTTCAACAGGAGAACCCGACTGCCTCGCCAAACTTTATCCCCACTTTACCCACTTTAGTAGATTCACAACCTATTCCCACTGCAGCATCTATTATGGAGTCATCTCCATCAACCGTTACCAACACTGAGGTTAGTGAAACTTTAGTCGTTGGTCCTCAAGCCACAACACATACACCCTTTGCATTTGAGAGCCCTGCTCAGTTCAAAGGGTCAAGAGATGTGGGAGTGGATGAAGATGGGACCGAGCCTTCTAGCTCGCTCAGCTTGACAAGAGGTGGGAGGGAAACAAAACCCCCTAGCAAATACCAAGACATGGAATGGAAGACGGTTCAAGGGAGAGGGAAGCGTGGCCGCCGCGGTCGTGGTTCTTATCACTAGTTATTGCCTTTCATTGCAGTGTTGGTTATTCTAGTCAACTTTGGTTGTTTCATTGGTTGAGATTCAATCTTTTCATGCAAACTTTATCAAACTATAAGACTCATGTCTTATCTTGTAACATTTATCgttttttaatatgaaagccctttttcaaaaaaaaaaaaccattagaTTTATtctgtaaaatttttttttttttgctttcacCATTTATGAAGTGTTAATGATTGGTTTTTCATCACACTGCTTTGTTCACAAAAAGAATTATAATTTACAAAGTCATTTTTCATAATACTTATGTTGCAAAGTACAAACCCTTTTTCTGTTTTGTTACATGCTCATTCGTTTTAGTTGTTACAGAGGTTTTATCTTTGATTCAATACACGAACTCCCAAGCTCTACTGACAAACATACAGATTAAACACTGAGTCTGGAAGTTAAAGTGGTTTCAACTCGGTAACTTTTTGGTAGGAAAGTGTCGGAATTGAGTTTATGAACAAGTTTTTAGCGTATGAGCATGAGATGAAACGCAGCTCTAGTGAACAAGTTTTTGACtggacaaatttttttttttttgaaagaatttgaCTGGACAAATTAACATTCACTTTTGGATACAAAGTCGTTCAAATAAAGTATGAAAGTTTGATTCTTTCATATACATAACAAAAATGTAATCTCTAAAGCCATTCTATGTGATTTGTTACGTCTACCTGAAAAGGAAGTGTTTTTTCTGCATTCAAATCACATGTTGCATTGTAATGGTTCTGTTCAGTTCAATCTCGGCATAATCTAAACACTTTCAGCCACATCATATAAGAGAAAACTCCACTAAAATTAACCCAAAAACTTGTAACCAACCAAAACATTCAATAGCTCTCCATATCTCAAACTGATTCATAAACCGGCAAAGCCAAGCTTTCAAGCAACTTCAAATGAAACAACTTAACATTCCTCCACTTCCCAGGAATCGAACCCGCGATCCCCTCCATAACCGCCACAACATTCTCCGCAATCTCCTTCCTCCCCATAGACAACTTCGCCACCTTCACAACGCTACACGTCCCCGTTCCCACGTAGACCAAAGCCGATTCACAAACTCTCTCAACCTGCTCCTTCCAGTTCCCGCTCCTCAAGTTAATC
The nucleotide sequence above comes from Brassica napus cultivar Da-Ae chromosome A9, Da-Ae, whole genome shotgun sequence. Encoded proteins:
- the LOC106420232 gene encoding ras-related protein RABA1a — translated: MAGSYKVDEEYDYLFKLVLIGDSGVGKSNLLSRFTKNEFNLESKSTIGVEFATKTLRVDSKVVKAQIWDTAGQERYRAITSAYYRGAVGALLVYDVTRHSTFENAARWLRELRGHTDPNIVVMLIGNKCDLRHLVAIKTEEAKAFAERESLYFMETSALDATNVENAFTEVLAQIHKIVSKRSVDGTNREGEGGSSSGLPKKGETINVKEDGSVLKRMGCCSN
- the LOC106420090 gene encoding uncharacterized protein LOC106420090; its protein translation is MEEELRDMKARKAHYDMLHFVADAQQGIPKLCPCGSITKESVDEEDTYDYLPGKRYFICKDFENDGMHFRQPWVMGVQQEVERLKIRVHEHEKLLRECDELKAQVRMLLRRVSDLERVV
- the LOC106419998 gene encoding uncharacterized protein LOC106419998, translating into MELEKEKKDPKEAKSNGKMKSAASIPDNYVSILQLQERWMKDKERKQKEREIVQRGVKQQVNAVEEPRVKLKEMGYEVSAIVSKKDEDGGDSRKKKWSKKKVNKKNQGGPVEAVVKCGSNNNPVKEETQGEKVVQNRENAACNSIGVETQFKQRVEEGGRDRNVNGAVRLNSGKGYYRNQKHDWSSTRVIKATKTMVWVKKGGE
- the LOC125578249 gene encoding uncharacterized protein LOC125578249, with translation MADEVDRRLNAALDEAIDEYFEDSYNNILENQTKKPKKRAYVERNREDGHNRLWKDYFCDDPTFPAHLFRRRFRMNKEVFMRIVDRLSENIPFFQQKRDAVGRLGLSPLQKCTAALRMLAYGCAADAVDEYLRLGESTALSCLSNFTEGVIDWFGPEYLRRPTPDDLQRLLDIGEIRGFPGMIGSIDCPKAELFAKVQEATRKDVERAFGVLQARFAIVKNPAILWDKKQIGMVMRTCIILHNMIVENERDGYTQFDTSAFEEGDSSRSSQAYT
- the LOC106419952 gene encoding glutathione S-transferase T3-like, with product MASSHSFVNLLASQGSVDLDSVETPLFSSQCPEESSVKERRKWTVKDDIILIGAWLNTSKDSIVSNEQKAGAFWKRIVDYYNSSPLLVGTVPRELGQCKQRWARINDLVCKFAGCYDMALREQRSGQNENDVMKQALDIFYSDQNMKFNLEHAWRELRHDVKWCATYLEKDKDKRKPGDSPVPEPEERPIGVKAAKAAGKRLKTGKEEELSKLQGLLETKKLISKQSLLESLLAKPEPLSEMELALKMKLLSEMLS